The proteins below come from a single Arthrobacter crystallopoietes genomic window:
- a CDS encoding aldo/keto reductase — protein MEQNRLGQSGLKVPRLSLGTMTWGQETDEESAATMLRSYLDAGGTLLDTAAAYAEGGSEAIIGAFLGELVPRQEVTVVSKAGMVRRDGAREVDTSRGAMLRSLDASLARLGTDYLDVWLAHVWDDNAPLEETLSALEFAVSSGRARYVGVSNYSGWQLARAVSLSAVPLVAVQCEYSLLQRTAEREVIPAARALGTGVMAWSPLGRGVLTGKYRNGTPADSRGASENRAGFVEPYLAGRPARIAEALATAARGLDVQPLELALGWTLEQPGIETAVIGPRTPGQLEQILKAAPKSIPPEIASALDDISVP, from the coding sequence ATGGAGCAGAATCGGTTAGGTCAAAGTGGGCTGAAAGTACCGCGCCTGTCGTTAGGCACCATGACATGGGGCCAGGAGACGGACGAAGAGAGCGCGGCAACGATGCTTCGCTCCTATCTGGATGCAGGAGGCACGCTGCTCGATACTGCGGCCGCTTACGCCGAAGGCGGCAGCGAAGCGATCATCGGTGCGTTTCTGGGCGAGCTGGTCCCCCGCCAGGAAGTAACTGTGGTTTCCAAGGCGGGGATGGTCCGCCGCGACGGTGCAAGGGAAGTGGACACCTCCCGGGGCGCAATGCTGCGTTCTCTCGACGCCAGCCTGGCGCGTCTGGGCACGGACTATCTCGACGTATGGCTGGCACATGTCTGGGACGACAACGCGCCCCTGGAGGAAACGCTTTCCGCCCTGGAGTTCGCCGTGTCTTCCGGCCGCGCACGCTATGTGGGAGTTTCCAATTACTCGGGCTGGCAACTGGCCCGGGCCGTGTCTCTGAGTGCCGTCCCGCTGGTGGCCGTGCAGTGCGAATACTCGTTACTCCAGCGAACGGCAGAACGGGAAGTTATCCCGGCGGCGCGGGCTTTGGGGACCGGAGTTATGGCCTGGTCCCCCCTTGGCCGCGGGGTGCTGACAGGCAAGTACCGGAACGGCACACCGGCGGACTCGCGGGGGGCCTCCGAAAACAGAGCGGGCTTCGTGGAACCTTATCTTGCCGGAAGGCCCGCCAGAATCGCCGAGGCGCTGGCAACCGCAGCCCGTGGCCTGGATGTACAGCCGCTTGAACTTGCCCTGGGCTGGACGCTGGAACAACCCGGCATTGAGACTGCCGTGATCGGTCCACGGACACCCGGCCAGCTGGAACAGATCCTCAAGGCTGCCCCGAAGAGCATCCCGCCGGAGATCGCTTCTGCGCTCGACGATATCTCGGTACCGTAG
- a CDS encoding DUF5703 family protein — protein sequence MREQISSGSIQRERDHLRQYEYLVLTVNKGESVKEARRALAEHAEYGKWDLIRTRFYMGGSRKYWMRRKVLRVEATV from the coding sequence ATGAGAGAACAAATTAGCAGCGGCTCCATCCAGCGCGAACGCGACCACCTCCGCCAGTACGAATATCTTGTCCTGACTGTCAATAAGGGCGAATCTGTCAAGGAGGCCCGCCGGGCGCTGGCTGAGCACGCCGAATACGGCAAGTGGGACCTGATCCGGACCCGCTTCTACATGGGCGGTAGCCGCAAGTACTGGATGCGGCGGAAAGTCCTGCGCGTCGAGGCCACCGTCTGA
- a CDS encoding PAC2 family protein, with product MDSNEARGLRRLFPKPDGGDERRLTIMLAAFEGWNDAGEAATDAVKYLSRLWDGVKVASIDPDLYYDFQFTRPLIRRTASGDRRIKWPTTKLTRCSVPDTDIDIVFVHGVEPSYRWRAYTAELLAHATELDVDCLVLVGALLADVPHSRPIPVTITSEDDTVRESLNTEASQYEGPTGIVGVLAEVASLAGIPTLSLWAAVPHYVGQSPSPKAELAILQGLEDILQVPLDTAVLTEEAEAWERGVNELATEDPEVAAYVRQLEEAKDTADLPEATGESIAREFERYLKKRRKE from the coding sequence ATGGACAGTAATGAGGCACGGGGCTTGCGGCGCTTGTTCCCGAAGCCTGACGGCGGAGACGAGCGGCGGCTAACTATCATGCTCGCCGCGTTTGAAGGCTGGAATGATGCCGGCGAGGCGGCAACCGACGCAGTGAAGTACCTCAGCCGGTTGTGGGACGGTGTCAAGGTGGCCAGTATCGACCCCGACCTGTATTACGACTTCCAGTTCACCCGCCCGTTGATCCGGCGTACGGCGTCAGGGGACCGCCGGATCAAATGGCCCACCACCAAGCTGACCCGTTGCAGCGTTCCGGATACCGACATAGACATTGTGTTCGTGCACGGTGTCGAACCGTCATACCGCTGGCGGGCGTACACCGCCGAGTTGCTCGCCCATGCCACTGAACTCGACGTCGATTGCCTTGTACTGGTCGGGGCGTTGCTGGCCGATGTTCCGCACAGTCGGCCCATTCCCGTGACTATCACCAGCGAAGATGACACGGTTCGGGAATCCCTGAATACGGAAGCCAGCCAGTACGAGGGTCCGACCGGGATCGTCGGAGTGCTTGCTGAAGTCGCCTCACTGGCAGGAATCCCCACCCTGTCCCTCTGGGCAGCGGTGCCCCATTATGTCGGGCAGTCCCCCTCCCCCAAGGCTGAGCTGGCGATTTTGCAAGGCCTGGAAGATATTCTGCAGGTTCCGCTCGATACCGCCGTACTGACCGAGGAGGCCGAGGCATGGGAGCGCGGCGTCAACGAACTGGCCACGGAAGATCCGGAAGTTGCCGCTTACGTCCGGCAGCTTGAAGAGGCAAAGGACACGGCGGATCTGCCGGAGGCGACCGGCGAATCCATTGCCCGTGAATTCGAGCGCTACCTGAAAAAGCGCCGGAAGGAGTAG
- a CDS encoding HAD family hydrolase gives MSASPDRLGALSENPTRVQAVLWDMDGTLVDTEPYWIEAETELVLQFGGVWTDELGRGLVGNALPVSAVVLQEAGVDLGVREIIDHLLRAVVAKVRHEIPWRPGARELLKQLNEAGVPTALVTMSETILAEEVVRSLPARSFSFMITGDMVEHGKPNPEPYQRAFDKLAAADPGLDKSRVVALEDSVPGATSAQAAGLVTVAIPHVVEVPDHPGRYRWESLAGKALADLDLLLEQDVVNTQGAGRSA, from the coding sequence ATGTCTGCTTCTCCCGACCGCCTTGGTGCGCTGTCTGAAAATCCAACGCGCGTACAGGCGGTTCTCTGGGATATGGACGGAACCCTCGTCGACACCGAACCGTACTGGATCGAAGCCGAAACGGAGCTGGTCCTCCAATTCGGCGGTGTCTGGACTGACGAGCTGGGCCGCGGACTGGTCGGCAATGCCCTTCCGGTTTCAGCTGTAGTCCTGCAGGAGGCGGGCGTCGACCTGGGCGTCAGGGAGATCATCGACCACCTGCTGAGAGCCGTCGTCGCCAAGGTGCGCCACGAGATCCCTTGGCGCCCCGGGGCCAGGGAACTGCTGAAGCAGCTTAACGAGGCAGGGGTGCCGACAGCGCTCGTAACCATGTCCGAGACCATCCTGGCCGAAGAGGTCGTCCGGTCGCTGCCTGCGCGCAGCTTCAGCTTCATGATCACCGGGGACATGGTGGAGCATGGCAAACCCAATCCGGAACCGTACCAGCGTGCCTTCGACAAGCTCGCAGCAGCTGACCCCGGACTCGATAAGTCACGTGTAGTGGCGCTTGAAGACTCTGTGCCGGGTGCCACCTCGGCCCAAGCCGCAGGACTGGTGACGGTGGCCATCCCTCACGTCGTCGAGGTCCCCGATCATCCGGGCCGGTACCGGTGGGAAAGTTTGGCAGGCAAGGCTTTGGCGGATCTGGACCTGCTGCTGGAACAGGATGTCGTCAACACTCAGGGTGCCGGGAGAAGCGCATGA
- the mshC gene encoding cysteine--1-D-myo-inosityl 2-amino-2-deoxy-alpha-D-glucopyranoside ligase — protein MFGWNARPVPQIAGGRNTLALFDTAAGEMVQLDPAPTGSLYVCGITPYDATHMGHAATYVSFDLLNRYWRDAGREVQYVQNVTDIDDPLLERANATGVDWEALAKDQTNLFREDMEALNVLPPNHYIGAVESIEWIIPAIEQLISEGLAYRVPGTGGEPDGDVYFDSVAAAGDGWHNGMTSRLTEEEMLPLFAERGGDPERPGKRHPLDALLWRVAREGEPKWPGSSLGEGRPGWHIECSIIARKFLPETFDIQGGGSDLSFPHHEMSAGHAYALTGTALARHFVHAGMVGLDGEKMSKSKGNLVLVSKLRSEGVDPSAIRTVLLGQHYRSDWFWTDDLLQAGTERLARWRAAAGTSDEQSAAALADRIRAALAEDLDAPAALAAVDAWAAASPSGSSQAEAAAGSPVAKVLDALLGIVL, from the coding sequence TTGTTTGGTTGGAATGCGCGCCCAGTGCCTCAGATCGCCGGAGGCCGCAACACGCTGGCCCTCTTTGATACGGCCGCGGGGGAGATGGTCCAACTGGATCCCGCTCCCACCGGTTCGTTGTATGTCTGCGGTATCACCCCTTACGACGCCACCCACATGGGCCATGCCGCCACCTATGTCAGTTTCGACCTGCTCAACCGCTACTGGCGCGATGCCGGCCGGGAAGTCCAGTACGTGCAGAACGTCACTGATATTGACGATCCGCTGCTGGAACGGGCTAACGCCACGGGCGTGGACTGGGAAGCGCTGGCCAAGGACCAGACCAACCTCTTCCGCGAAGACATGGAGGCACTCAATGTGCTGCCGCCAAACCACTACATCGGCGCGGTCGAGTCCATCGAATGGATCATTCCGGCAATCGAGCAACTGATCTCCGAGGGGCTGGCATACCGCGTGCCTGGCACCGGCGGCGAACCGGACGGCGACGTCTACTTCGATTCCGTTGCGGCAGCCGGTGACGGCTGGCACAACGGCATGACCTCGCGGCTCACCGAGGAGGAAATGCTGCCGCTCTTCGCCGAGCGCGGCGGCGATCCTGAACGGCCCGGCAAGCGGCATCCCTTGGACGCTCTGCTGTGGCGCGTAGCCCGCGAGGGCGAGCCGAAGTGGCCGGGAAGCTCGCTGGGCGAAGGCAGGCCCGGATGGCATATCGAGTGTTCCATCATTGCCCGGAAGTTCCTGCCGGAAACCTTCGATATCCAAGGCGGCGGCTCGGACCTGAGCTTCCCGCACCACGAAATGAGCGCCGGGCATGCATATGCCTTGACCGGAACGGCACTCGCACGCCACTTCGTGCATGCCGGCATGGTGGGCCTGGACGGCGAAAAAATGAGCAAGTCCAAGGGCAACCTGGTGCTCGTGTCGAAGCTTCGGTCGGAGGGCGTGGACCCGTCCGCCATCCGTACCGTGCTGCTGGGCCAGCATTACCGCAGCGACTGGTTCTGGACCGATGACCTGCTGCAGGCTGGAACCGAACGGCTGGCGCGTTGGCGGGCCGCCGCAGGCACCTCGGATGAGCAATCGGCCGCCGCATTGGCCGACAGGATCCGAGCGGCCTTGGCAGAGGACCTGGATGCACCTGCGGCGCTGGCCGCGGTGGATGCCTGGGCTGCGGCCTCGCCCAGCGGCAGCAGCCAGGCTGAAGCGGCCGCCGGATCGCCCGTCGCCAAGGTGCTCGACGCGTTGCTCGGCATCGTCCTCTAG
- a CDS encoding acyl-CoA dehydrogenase family protein, with translation MTKTVEELLPEAMLATFRSRAAGYDEANSFCHEDFADLQAADYLKMLVPDANGGLGYGLRQASLAQLRLASAAPATALAVNMHLVWTGVAQVMRARGDRSLDFVLEEASRGEIFGFGVSEAGNDHVLFDSTTVATPQDDGGYSFTGTKVFTSLSPVWTRLGTFGRDDDGDEPQLVWAFIDRKAPGYRIKDDWNTLGMRASQSNTTVLDGVRARPERVFRKLPVGPNPDPLIFGIFSCFEILLASVYTGIGMRGVELAVENVRRRTSLKTGKSYAQDPDIRWRVADAAIEMDGLYPQLESIARDVDALVDHGPMWFPKLASVKVRATETAKRVVEHAVRVSGGGGYFRGSELERLYRDVLAGLYHPSDDESAHGTVANAWLGPIED, from the coding sequence ATGACCAAGACAGTTGAAGAGTTGCTGCCGGAGGCGATGCTCGCTACCTTCCGCTCCCGGGCGGCCGGTTATGACGAGGCCAACTCCTTCTGCCACGAGGACTTCGCTGATCTTCAGGCCGCGGACTATCTGAAGATGCTTGTGCCGGATGCCAACGGCGGGCTCGGCTACGGCCTGCGGCAGGCCTCCCTGGCCCAGCTCCGGCTAGCCAGTGCCGCCCCGGCCACGGCATTGGCTGTCAACATGCACCTGGTCTGGACCGGGGTCGCCCAGGTGATGCGGGCCCGCGGGGACCGGAGCCTGGACTTCGTGCTCGAAGAAGCAAGCCGGGGTGAGATTTTCGGGTTCGGCGTCTCCGAAGCCGGGAACGATCACGTTCTGTTCGACTCCACCACGGTCGCTACGCCACAGGACGATGGCGGTTATTCCTTCACGGGAACCAAGGTCTTTACCAGCCTCTCGCCCGTATGGACGAGGCTTGGAACTTTCGGGCGCGACGACGACGGCGACGAGCCCCAGCTGGTCTGGGCCTTCATCGACCGGAAAGCACCCGGCTACCGCATCAAGGACGATTGGAACACGCTGGGAATGCGCGCCAGCCAGTCGAATACGACGGTGTTGGACGGCGTACGCGCCCGGCCGGAACGGGTCTTCCGGAAGCTGCCGGTCGGGCCAAACCCGGACCCGCTGATCTTCGGCATCTTCAGTTGCTTCGAAATCCTGCTGGCCTCCGTCTACACCGGCATCGGGATGCGAGGGGTGGAGCTGGCCGTGGAGAACGTCCGCCGGCGGACATCCCTGAAGACCGGCAAGAGCTACGCACAGGATCCGGACATCCGCTGGCGCGTTGCCGATGCGGCGATCGAAATGGACGGCCTCTATCCACAGCTGGAATCCATCGCCCGGGATGTCGACGCTCTCGTCGACCACGGGCCGATGTGGTTCCCCAAACTGGCATCCGTCAAGGTTAGGGCGACGGAAACGGCAAAGCGCGTTGTCGAGCACGCGGTAAGGGTCTCCGGGGGCGGCGGGTATTTCCGCGGCAGCGAACTGGAGCGCCTGTACCGGGATGTGCTGGCCGGGCTTTACCACCCCTCGGACGACGAATCAGCGCACGGCACGGTGGCCAACGCCTGGCTTGGCCCTATCGAGGACTAG
- a CDS encoding site-2 protease family protein — protein MSPDTGNSPDTSNSAPESKPPARREGIPLGSIGGVPIVLAYSWFIIAVFIVFAFGPQVSRAIPGLGSASYVVAFGYAVLLLLSVLFHELAHALSARVFGWPTAKIVLNLWGGHTQFENFKATPGKSLIVALSGPAANFALAGFGALLMPVMEANAVAWVLTDIFIWANLLVAVFNILPGLPLDGGRLVESAVWSITGSQEKGTLAAGWAGRIIVILIVAGFIGVPLAMGREPDLQVVVIMVLVGGFLWMGASASITNAKLRLRLPHVSAGALKKPAVSMPASSNVEQVQAVARRTPHAFVILTAATGQPEAIVDGHALEQVPATAAARTPAAAVSRALAPGAYIPEWAAGQELVQYLAGLAGTEYAVTDADGRVTGLLSQSTVVRAITGKAA, from the coding sequence ATGTCGCCGGACACTGGGAACAGCCCGGACACCAGCAACTCCGCACCTGAATCCAAACCGCCGGCCCGCCGCGAGGGCATCCCGCTGGGCAGCATCGGCGGCGTTCCCATCGTGCTGGCCTACTCCTGGTTCATCATTGCTGTCTTCATCGTTTTCGCCTTCGGGCCCCAGGTCAGCAGGGCTATCCCAGGACTTGGCAGCGCATCCTATGTGGTGGCCTTCGGCTATGCCGTTCTGCTGCTGCTCTCCGTCCTCTTCCATGAACTCGCCCACGCACTCAGCGCGCGGGTCTTCGGCTGGCCGACCGCGAAGATCGTACTCAACCTGTGGGGCGGCCACACCCAGTTCGAAAACTTTAAGGCCACTCCGGGCAAGTCCCTGATAGTTGCCTTGTCCGGACCCGCAGCCAATTTCGCGCTGGCCGGTTTTGGTGCCTTGCTCATGCCTGTCATGGAGGCCAACGCCGTGGCCTGGGTCCTGACAGACATCTTCATCTGGGCCAACCTGCTCGTCGCGGTCTTCAACATCCTCCCTGGCTTGCCGCTGGACGGTGGCAGATTGGTGGAGTCAGCCGTCTGGAGCATCACCGGCAGTCAGGAGAAGGGCACGTTGGCCGCAGGCTGGGCAGGACGCATCATCGTCATCCTCATCGTGGCGGGATTCATCGGCGTGCCGCTGGCCATGGGCCGCGAACCCGACCTTCAGGTCGTGGTGATCATGGTTCTGGTGGGTGGATTCCTCTGGATGGGCGCGAGTGCTTCCATTACCAACGCCAAGTTGCGGCTGCGGCTGCCGCACGTCAGCGCCGGCGCCCTCAAAAAGCCTGCTGTCAGCATGCCTGCCAGCTCTAACGTGGAGCAAGTGCAAGCCGTAGCACGGAGGACGCCGCATGCATTCGTGATCCTGACAGCCGCCACCGGCCAGCCAGAGGCGATCGTCGACGGCCACGCGCTTGAACAGGTTCCCGCAACTGCAGCTGCCCGCACCCCGGCAGCCGCTGTCAGCCGTGCCCTGGCCCCGGGTGCCTACATACCGGAATGGGCTGCCGGACAGGAACTGGTGCAGTACCTGGCCGGGCTTGCCGGAACCGAATATGCGGTCACCGACGCTGACGGGCGGGTTACGGGACTGCTCAGCCAATCAACTGTTGTACGGGCCATCACCGGCAAAGCCGCGTAA
- a CDS encoding M20/M25/M40 family metallo-hydrolase: MPALRPQDEVVRICQELIRIDTSNFGDNAGPGERAAAEYAAGLLEEVGLSTEIFESSPGRASVVTRMAGEDPSADALVVHGHLDVVPAQKEDWQVDPFSGEEKDGLIWGRGAVDMKDMDAMILSVARDMARTGTKPKRDIVFAFFADEEAGGKYGARWAVDNRPELFDGATEAISEVGGFSANIGGKRAYLLQTAEKGIAWLRLAVSGRAGHGSQINTDNAVTTLAGAVGRIGAHQWPIELTDTSRRFLDGVTELTGVEFDPDNPDILLKELGTVARFVGATLQNTSNPTVLKAGYKENVIPGLAEARIDARTLPGQDELVLAKIQELAGQDVDISYIHQDSALEVPFAGNLVDAMVDSLRHEDPEAVVLPYTLSGGTDNKSLARLGITGYGFAPLQLPDDLDFTGMFHGVDERVPVDSLKFGTRVLQRLLTTY; the protein is encoded by the coding sequence ATGCCTGCCCTCCGTCCGCAAGATGAAGTTGTCCGCATTTGCCAGGAACTGATCCGGATCGACACCTCTAATTTCGGTGACAATGCGGGTCCCGGGGAACGGGCAGCCGCCGAGTACGCGGCCGGCTTGCTGGAGGAAGTGGGTCTGTCCACGGAGATTTTCGAGTCCTCTCCGGGACGTGCTTCAGTCGTCACCCGCATGGCGGGGGAAGATCCTTCCGCAGACGCACTGGTGGTCCATGGACATCTGGATGTCGTGCCTGCGCAGAAAGAAGACTGGCAGGTCGATCCCTTCAGCGGCGAGGAAAAGGATGGTCTGATCTGGGGCCGTGGAGCGGTGGACATGAAGGACATGGATGCCATGATCTTGTCCGTGGCCCGCGACATGGCCCGAACCGGAACCAAGCCGAAGCGGGACATCGTTTTCGCTTTCTTCGCCGATGAAGAGGCCGGCGGCAAATACGGGGCTCGTTGGGCCGTAGATAACCGACCCGAGCTTTTCGACGGCGCCACGGAAGCGATTTCGGAAGTAGGTGGCTTCTCTGCCAACATCGGCGGGAAACGTGCCTACCTGCTCCAGACGGCGGAGAAAGGCATCGCATGGTTGCGCTTGGCCGTCAGCGGGCGGGCTGGACACGGTTCGCAGATTAACACGGACAACGCGGTGACCACGTTGGCAGGCGCCGTGGGCCGGATCGGCGCCCATCAGTGGCCCATAGAGTTGACGGACACGAGCCGCCGGTTCCTGGACGGCGTAACGGAACTCACCGGCGTCGAATTCGATCCGGACAATCCGGACATACTGCTCAAGGAACTGGGGACCGTGGCACGTTTCGTCGGCGCCACGCTGCAAAACACTTCCAATCCGACTGTGCTGAAGGCCGGTTACAAGGAAAACGTCATACCTGGCCTGGCCGAAGCCCGGATCGACGCGCGGACTCTGCCGGGCCAGGACGAACTGGTGCTGGCCAAGATTCAGGAGTTGGCGGGGCAGGACGTTGACATCTCCTACATCCACCAGGACTCGGCGCTCGAAGTACCGTTCGCCGGAAACCTCGTGGACGCAATGGTGGATTCGCTCAGGCACGAGGATCCGGAGGCAGTGGTTCTGCCGTACACGCTTTCCGGCGGGACGGACAACAAGTCGTTGGCCAGACTCGGGATCACCGGATACGGGTTCGCGCCGCTCCAACTGCCCGATGACCTGGACTTCACAGGCATGTTCCACGGCGTGGACGAACGGGTTCCCGTGGACTCCCTGAAGTTCGGTACGCGGGTGCTGCAACGGCTGCTGACCACTTACTAG
- a CDS encoding PGPGW domain-containing protein, producing MGRRVDAIPLWLRRTGVEVLGWTLILVGVAMLVLPGPGLLAIVGGLVVLSVHNAWAKHLVARVKIRTIRLAMKEVQTWPRIVAGAVGGLMVVVAGIVWLAQPSRPGWWMFGEQWWLPGGWGVGVALIASGLIALLLLLYCLYRFGRPRTSSRRRGLEL from the coding sequence ATGGGGAGAAGAGTCGATGCCATCCCGCTATGGCTGCGGCGGACCGGTGTCGAAGTGCTCGGCTGGACCCTCATCCTGGTTGGCGTGGCGATGCTCGTCTTGCCGGGCCCGGGCCTGCTCGCCATCGTGGGCGGACTGGTGGTGCTCTCGGTACACAACGCGTGGGCTAAGCATCTGGTGGCCCGTGTGAAGATCCGCACGATCAGATTGGCCATGAAGGAAGTGCAGACGTGGCCTCGCATCGTGGCCGGCGCCGTGGGCGGGCTGATGGTTGTTGTTGCAGGCATAGTATGGCTTGCCCAACCATCCCGGCCGGGCTGGTGGATGTTCGGTGAGCAGTGGTGGCTGCCCGGAGGGTGGGGCGTCGGAGTGGCCTTGATTGCCTCCGGCCTGATCGCGCTGCTCCTGCTTCTCTACTGCCTATACCGATTCGGCCGGCCACGGACGTCATCACGCCGCAGGGGCTTGGAGCTGTAG
- a CDS encoding tRNA (adenine-N1)-methyltransferase, whose translation MSSPTTPHGADQRRGPFRSGERVQLTDEKGRMNTITLTPGGAFHTHKGFLTHDVLIGQPEGCVVSNDTGHKYQALRPLLSDFVLSMPRGAAVVYPKDAGQIVTMADIFPGARVVEAGVGSGALSISLLRAVGDQGYLHSFERREEFADIARGNVETIFGGPHPAWQISLGDFQDEVVKQEAPGSVDRVVLDMLAPWECLDAVATVLAPGGVWISYVATVTQLSRTAEAIRADGRFTEPDGWESMVRGWHLEGLAVRPDHRMVAHTGFLLTARRLADGVTGLTPKRRASKSEFSAADLKTWAPEDEQWDTEALGERAVSDKRLRRAAKDAASTVQRGAFKNADQPDNSGGQVTDQ comes from the coding sequence ATGAGTTCACCGACCACACCGCACGGAGCAGACCAGCGCCGCGGCCCGTTCCGCTCCGGAGAGCGCGTACAGCTCACGGACGAAAAGGGCCGGATGAACACGATTACGCTGACCCCCGGCGGCGCATTCCATACCCATAAGGGCTTCCTGACGCACGATGTTCTGATCGGCCAGCCGGAAGGCTGCGTGGTCAGCAATGACACCGGCCATAAGTATCAGGCCCTGCGGCCACTACTCTCGGATTTCGTCCTGTCCATGCCGCGGGGCGCCGCCGTCGTATATCCCAAAGACGCCGGTCAGATTGTGACGATGGCCGATATTTTTCCCGGCGCCCGGGTAGTTGAAGCCGGTGTGGGCTCCGGCGCGCTGAGCATTTCGCTGTTGCGCGCCGTGGGCGACCAGGGCTATCTGCATTCGTTTGAACGGCGTGAGGAATTCGCCGACATCGCACGGGGAAATGTCGAAACCATTTTCGGCGGACCACATCCGGCCTGGCAGATCTCGCTGGGCGACTTCCAGGACGAAGTGGTCAAGCAGGAGGCTCCGGGCAGTGTGGACCGTGTGGTGCTGGACATGCTGGCCCCGTGGGAATGTCTGGACGCCGTTGCAACCGTGCTGGCTCCGGGCGGGGTGTGGATCAGCTATGTCGCAACCGTTACGCAGCTGTCGCGGACGGCGGAAGCGATCCGAGCCGACGGCCGCTTCACCGAACCCGACGGCTGGGAGTCGATGGTGCGCGGCTGGCATTTGGAAGGGCTGGCAGTTCGCCCGGATCACCGGATGGTCGCCCACACCGGCTTCCTGCTCACTGCCCGCCGGCTGGCCGATGGCGTCACCGGGCTGACTCCTAAGCGCCGCGCCTCCAAATCGGAATTCTCGGCAGCGGACCTGAAAACCTGGGCTCCTGAGGATGAGCAGTGGGATACAGAGGCGCTGGGGGAGCGGGCAGTGTCGGACAAAAGGCTCAGACGTGCGGCCAAGGACGCCGCTTCCACTGTGCAACGCGGCGCTTTCAAAAATGCCGATCAGCCCGACAATAGCGGCGGACAGGTTACAGACCAGTAA
- a CDS encoding undecaprenyl-diphosphate phosphatase yields MTWLEAAFLGLIQGLTEFLPISSSAHLRVAGELLPGASDPGAAFTAITQLGTETAVLVYFWKDIVQIVKSWFGSLTGKVPRNNPDARMGWLIIIGSVPIGVLGLLFEDQIEGTFRSLWIVATMLIVFGLFLAIADTIGKQVRTLDKLSYKHGILYGLAQALALIPGVSRSGGTITAGLLMGYTREAAARYAFLLAIPAVFASGLYQLATSWNEPGPYGGGETALATLVAFVVGFVIIGWFLKYVSTRSYKLFVWYRIALGLLLYILLGIGAINA; encoded by the coding sequence GTGACTTGGCTAGAAGCGGCCTTTCTGGGACTCATCCAGGGCCTGACCGAATTCCTCCCGATTTCCTCCAGCGCACATCTGCGCGTTGCGGGTGAACTCCTGCCCGGCGCCTCGGATCCCGGCGCCGCGTTTACCGCCATCACGCAGCTGGGCACGGAGACCGCAGTCCTGGTCTATTTCTGGAAAGACATCGTCCAGATCGTGAAGTCCTGGTTCGGCTCCCTGACAGGGAAGGTGCCACGGAACAACCCGGATGCCCGAATGGGCTGGCTGATCATAATCGGCTCCGTCCCCATCGGTGTGCTCGGCCTGCTGTTCGAGGACCAGATCGAAGGGACCTTCCGGAGCCTGTGGATCGTGGCGACCATGCTGATCGTCTTCGGGTTGTTCCTGGCCATCGCCGACACAATCGGCAAGCAGGTCCGGACTCTGGATAAGCTCAGCTATAAGCACGGTATCCTGTACGGTCTGGCCCAGGCGCTGGCGCTCATCCCGGGCGTCTCACGTTCGGGCGGAACCATCACGGCCGGCCTCCTCATGGGTTACACGCGTGAGGCGGCCGCCCGGTACGCGTTCCTGCTGGCGATTCCGGCGGTATTTGCCAGTGGGCTCTACCAATTGGCTACGAGCTGGAACGAGCCTGGGCCGTACGGTGGGGGCGAAACCGCTCTGGCGACGCTGGTGGCCTTTGTGGTCGGTTTCGTCATCATCGGATGGTTCCTCAAGTACGTCTCAACCCGCAGCTACAAGCTCTTCGTCTGGTACCGGATAGCGCTCGGGTTGCTGCTGTACATCCTGCTTGGTATCGGCGCCATCAACGCCTAG